One segment of Anopheles stephensi strain Indian chromosome 3, UCI_ANSTEP_V1.0, whole genome shotgun sequence DNA contains the following:
- the LOC118511118 gene encoding serine/threonine-protein phosphatase PP2A has product MEDKAMLKDLDQWIEQLNECKQLTESQVKILCDKAKEILSKESNVQEVKCPVTVCGDVHGQFHDLMELFRIGGRSPDTNYLFMGDYVDRGYYSVETVTLLVALKVRYRERITILRGNHESRQITQVYGFYDECLRKYGNPNVWKFFTDLFDYLPLTALVDGQIFCLHGGLSPSIDTLDHIRALDRLQEVPHEGPMCDLLWSDPDDRGGWGISPRGAGYTFGQDISELFNHTNGLTLVSRAHQLVMEGYNWCHDRNVVTIFSAPNYCYRCGNQAALMELDDALKFSFLQFDPAPRRGEPHVTRRTPDYFL; this is encoded by the exons ATGGAGGATAAGGCTATGCTAAAAGATTTAGACCAATGGATCGAACAACTGAACGAGTGCAAACAATTGACCGAATCGCAAGTGAAAATTCTGTGTGATAAG GCGAAGGAAATTCTATCGAAGGAGTCGAACGTACAGGAGGTGAAATGTCCGGTCACAGTATGCGGAGACGTACACGGCCAGTTCCACGATCTGATGGAGCTGTTTCGGATAGGCGGACGATCACCGGACACTAACTATCTGTTCATGGGGGATTACGTCGACCGTGGCTATTATTCGGTAGAGACCGTTACCTTGTTGGTGGCATTGAAG GTCCGATATCGCGAAAGAATTACGATCCTTCGCGGCAATCACGAGTCGCGACAAATTACGCAAGTGTACGGTTTCTACGACGAGTGTCTGCGAAAGTACGGCAATCCGAACGTATGGAAGTTCTTTACGGATTTGTTCGACTATCTGCCGCTGACGGCCCTGGTCGATGGACAGATCTTCTGCCTGCACGGAGGGCTCAGCCCATCGATCGATACGCTTGATCACATTCGAGCACTCGATAGACTTCAGGAGGTGCCACACGAAGGTCCCATGTGCGACCTGCTCTGGTCCGATCCGGATGACCGAGGCGGCTGGGGAATTTCGCCCCGAGGCGCAGGTTACACATTCGGACAG GACATTTCGGAACTGTTCAATCACACAAACGGGCTGACATTAGTATCGAGAGCACATCAGTTAGTAATGGAAGGATACAATTGGTGCCACGATCGCAATGTTGTCACAATTTTCTCTGCCCCGAACTACTGCTACCGTTGTGGCAATCAGGCAGCATTGATGGAACTGGACGATGCACTCAAGTTTTCATT CCTACAATTTGATCCAGCTCCACGCCGTGGCGAACCACATGTGACCAGAAGAACGCCGGATTATTTCCTTTAA
- the LOC118511130 gene encoding uncharacterized protein LOC118511130 produces the protein MNGKLLAFIVFCSAVLLTDAIIVHDDEVDYPSRERHYDTSQGQERRRDDGPTLDAGNPRANGLNFHEVDAFGDDFVDFGAQTGPYGAFTWHANFPIEEQR, from the exons ATGAACGGCAAGTTGTTGGCTTTCATTGTCTTTTGCAGTGCCGTGCTTCTCACCGATGCCATTATTGTGCACGATGATGAAG TCGATTACCCAAGCCGGGAAAGGCATTACGATACTAGCCAGGGACAAGAGCGACGACGAGATGATGGACCGACGCTGGACGCTGGAAATCCTCGTGCGAACGGATTAAACTTTCACGAGGTCGATGCATTTGGCGATGATTTTGTCGACTTTGGCGCACAAACGGGACCGTACGGTGCGTTCACGTGGCACGCCAACTTTCCCATCGAGGAACAGCGATAG
- the LOC118511096 gene encoding tudor and KH domain-containing protein homolog yields the protein MKASGPAIPLILGLSLLGASGAYLYMLFKKKRSNSKGDLVDFFAGKQSKPEPATSELIISNSLIPLVIGRKGYTLKHIQQSTGAVISFSDQDGSSQRCCIQGPSEAVVERAKEMILKETARPLTITEEVVVPQAACGKILGRCGDELQEICRKSMAKVWLEGRARSESERRVMITGTEAQIKVAKELIAQKVQEDSESRKLLLDSSLQTREPRIRTPPSSSAPTPTPNDGGKKSVPSAAAPQATVAKQSSANLGTGQMEVFVSTIVSPSKFYVQLVGPQSLELDLLVQNMTVYYSQPQNRELHRIRKPYLGQIVAAEFNADNKWYRAEISAILPNEYKPGEVVLDLFFGDYGDNQYTNPNEVYELKPEFLAPRFQAIECFLAKVEPVQQQQQSNPMPSADASSEDEWDPIVVNRFEELTHVAQWKKIVWKIVTYRNGKSPLHGRESSPIPGVELYDTAPNGTDLINIGQQLIAEGLARNTTYDRTDDLSRSQLFRLGLTNAGSTSQSSSIDEKSASSSTSASTVVSSGRHTGSSPEQVQPNAVQYRSLANGTH from the exons ATGAAAGCGTCCGGTCCAGCGATCCCGCTCATCCTGGGACTATCCCTGCTCGGAGCTAGCGGTGCCTATCTGTACATGTTGTTCAAAAAGAAGCGTTCCAACTCGAAGGGCGATTTGGTGGATTTCTTCGCGGGAAAACAATCCAAACCGGAACCGGCGACATCGGAACTGATCATATCCAACAGTCTCATCCCGCTGGTTATCGGGCGCAAGGGCTACACGTTGAAGCACATCCAGCAAAGCACCGGAGCCGTTATCAGCTTCAGCGATCAAGATGGCTCAAGTCAGCGGTGCTGCATCCAGGGTCCATCGGAAGCGGTCGTCGAAAGGGCAAAAGAAATGATACTGAAAGAAACGGCACGACCGCTCACGATTACGGAGGAAGTGGTCGTACCGCAGGCAGCCTGTGGCAAAATACTTGGCCGCTGTGGAGACGAACTGCAAGAAATTTGCCGTAAATCGATGGCCAAAGTATGGCTTGAAGGGCGCGCCAGAAGCGAGTCCGAACGGCGAGTGATGATAACTGGCACGGAAGCGCAGATCAAGGTGGCGAAAGAACTAATCGCACAAAAGGTGCAGGAAGATAGTGAGAGTAGAAAGTTGCTGCTCGACTCAAGCCTTCAAACGCGAGAGCCACGCATACGGACGCCTCCATCAAGCTCGGccccaacaccaacaccgaaCGACGGAGGTAAAAAATCGGTTCCATCGGCTGCTGCACCGCAAGCGACCGTGGCTAAACAAAGCTCGGCCAATTTAGGCACCGGGCAGATGGAGGTGTTCGTGTCGACCATTGTGTCTCCGAGCAAGTTTTACGTGCAGCTGGTCGGACCGCAGTCCTTGGAGTTGGACTTGCTGGTGCAAAATATGACCGTGTATTACAGCCAGCCCCAGAACCGCGAGCTTCACCGGATACGTAAACCGTACCTGGGGCAGATAGTGGCGGCCGAGTTCAACGCAGACAACAAATGGTACCGGGCCGAAATAAGTGCCATCCTGCCGAACGAATACAAACCGGGTGAGGTGGTGCTGGACCTGTTCTTCGGCGATTACGGCGACAATCAGTACACCAATCCGAACGAGGTGTACGAGCTGAAGCCTGAGTTTCTGGCGCCACGATTCCAGGCAATAGAATGTTTCCTGGCCAAGGTGGAaccggtgcagcagcagcagcagtccaaCCCGATGCCGTCAGCGGACGCGTCCAGCGAAGACGAGTGGGATCCGATCGTTGTGAACAGATTCGAGGAGTTAACGCACG TGGCTCAATGGAAAAAGATTGTCTGGAAAATTGTCACGTACCGGAACGGCAAGAGCCCACTGCACGGACGCGAGTCATCACCCATTCCGGGCGTGGAATTGTACGACACGGCGCCGAACGGTACGGATCTCATCAACATCGGGCAGCAGCTGATTGCCGAAGGATTGGCACGCAACACAACCTACGACCGAACGGATGACCTGTCACGCAGTCAACTGTTTCGGTTAGGGCTAACGAATGCCGGCAGCACGTCACAGTCGTCGAGCATTGACGAGAAGAGTGCTTCAAGTAGTACGTCTGCCTCGACCGTCGTATCATCCGGAAGGCATACAGGCTCATCGCCCGAACAGGTGCAACCGAACGCGGTGCAGTACAGAAGTTTGGCAAATGGAACGCATTAA
- the LOC118511094 gene encoding 2-phosphoxylose phosphatase 1, translating to MLLKEIARFSLQHRTLYCYLILSIWIFLLIAGMYKYIGSIENGNNLLSAKSFGYRKTESYLVEEGDPAGRHTTKEINQTDCTHPFAIVTGEEGGSLEGWTLQGVLLLIRHGDRGPMAHVRGIGEVDCGYENDPTLSRYINFLQNTTTSSTTGGHWMKTGPFHGFPLLPAAAKVCLLAQLTQKGIAQMLHVGDIVRQAYANALGLYARVPMSTQRTTPYNGSEGGASNPTSGFQYVVDDVVIYSTRYRRTFQSAMALLFGMLPPEKWLAMQIQESHSLSYCFADCACPQAEKLKKQLANEMNGHLAKHPAIGAIVQWIGAALLQNPQAAGQQINPLEIRDALLAHICHGAPLPCRKIHSNVQTVDGHRYDGSRAPVSSTQDPLGLDVINIDLDEPTLGGGGGGGGGGSGPASINTEQPDDSDTTEQEPEIEGCVEKSHVLALMSYIHWAGMKELYSQSMRQQGLLRSYGLMRNIVAYMLRMISGDRVKFVLYSGHDKTIEYLIASLGVQLENPFIPYASRMAFEVYKSDKDTQYYFRLVYNGRDVTNTIDVCESGKSLNVPRGIRGGRGHLCPIENIIRFIHDDYFLSLNATNYKDACLAQTKQEGFF from the exons ATGCTGCTAAAAGAAATAGCTAGGTTTTCGTTGCAACATCGAACGCTGTACTGCTACCTGATATTGAGCATTTGGATATTTTTGCTAATCGCAG GCATGTACAAATACATCGGTTCGATAGAGAACGGAAACAATCTGTTGAGTGCGAAGAGTTTTGGGTATCGCAAGACGGAATCGTATCTGGTGGAAGAAGGGGATCCGGCTGGCCGACATACAACTAAGGAGATCAACCAAACCGACTGTACGCACCCTTTTGCGATTGTAACGGGCGAGGAAGGTGGCTCGCTGGAGGGTTGGACGCTGCAGGGTGTATTGCTGCTGATACGTCATGGAGATCGGGGACCAATGGCACATGTGCGAGGCATCGGCGAGGTTGACTGTGGATACGAAAACGACCCGACTCTGTCAAGATACATCAACTTCCTGCAGAATACCACGACGAGCAGCACTACCGGTGGGCACTGGATGAAAACGGGCCCTTTTCATGGGTTTCCATTACTGCCGGCAGCGGCCAAGGTATGCCTGTTGGCACAGCTAACTCAGAAAGGAATTGCACAGATGCTGCACGTTGGTGACATTGTTCGTCAAGCTTACGCAAATGCACTCGGTCTGTACGCACGTGTGCCGATGAGTACGCAGAGAACCACACCTTACAACGGTTCGGAAGGTGGTGCCTCAAATCCAACGTCTGGATTTCAGTACGTAGTAGATGATGTCGTCATTTACTCGACGCGCTATCGTCGCACGTTTCAATCGGCAATGGCCTTACTGTTCGGTATGCTTCCGCCCGAGAAATGGCTCGCAATGCAAATACAGGAAAGTCACAGCTTGTCCTACTGCTTCGCGGACTGTGCCTGCCCACAGGCGGAAAAGTTGAAGAAACAGCTTGCTAACGAGATGAACGGCCATCTGGCAAAACATCCGGCAATTGGTGCGATAGTTCAGTGGATTGGTGCGGCCTTGCTGCAGAACCCGCAGGCGGCGGGACAACAGATAAACCCACTGGAAATACGTGATGCACTGCTGGCCCATATCTGCCATGGTGCCCCATTGCCTTGCCGGAAGATTCACAGCAATGTGCAGACAGTGGACGGGCATCGTTACGATGGATCTAGAGCTCCCGTCAGCTCAACGCAAGACCCGCTGGGGCTCGATGTCATCAACATTGACTTGGACGAACCAActctcggtggtggtggtggtggtggtggtggggggtCCGGTCCGGCTTCCATCAACACGGAACAACCTGACGATTCGGACACTACCGAGCAGGAACCGGAAATTGAAGGATGCGTCGAAAAGAGCCATGTGCTCGCACTGATGTCCTACATTCACTGGGCCGGCATGAAGGAACTGTACAGCCAATCGATGCGTCAACAGGGACTGCTGCGCTCATACGGGCTGATGCGGAACATCGTTGCATACATGctgcggatgatctcgggagATCGGGTAAAGTTTGTGCTTTACTCTGGTCACGATAAAACGATCGAATATTTGATTGCCTCGCTCGgtgtgcagctggagaatCCATTCATACCGTACGCCTCTCGAATGGCGTTCGAGGTGTACAAAAGTGATAAGGATACGCAATACTACTTCCGTCTGGTTTACAATGGTCGCGACGTCACCAACACGATAGATGTTTGTGAAAGTGGCAAAAGCTTAAACGTACCGAGAGGAATACGCGGCGGTCGGGGTCACTTGTGTCCGATCGAGAACATTATTCGATTCATTCACGATGATTATTTTCTGTCCCTCAATGCCACCAACTACAAGGATGCTTGCCTGGCGCAGACAAAGCAGGAAGGATTTTTCTAG
- the LOC118511106 gene encoding acetylcholine receptor subunit beta-type lev-1-like isoform X2, which produces MRILHVEIVYYMSWNDQALQWNVSDWSNITELQFNNDELWFPQFEHITHEYEAVSSLSCDNPRFLVHNLGRIIYVPICNLRVKCSPDYTRYPYNTMYCHTWFSNHDKELVDEINFLPLHTLMIMHRKPALAMWCLMEFNASDAMLDMPGATRRTVQELRFNLQHTPHSALATIYFPTFVLIMLNMFICWLQSLASERIKIILLSLVCHFRILDKMTIYSSTVVPDVVVFIIASMVLTILLFAITLMLRWLNDLHATPPRTIMRWMKHLNNMRAVDWFLRTEYLSLGHKPVAATNYVELRDWPTIVKLADRCVLVLYGFIYLLLFWMYIPLQHDKYNFELDELLCSN; this is translated from the exons ATGAGAATTTTGCACGTTGAAATTGTCTATTATATG TCTTGGAACGATCAGGCATTACAATGGAATGTTTCGGACTGGTCCAACATTACAGAACTGCAATTCAATAACGATGAACTTTGGTTTCCACAGTTCGAGCATATTACTCA CGAATACGAAGCAGTATCATCATTGTCTTGCGACAATCCACGTTTCTTGGTACATAATCTAGGGCGGATTATTTATGTACCAATTTGTAATCTCCGTGTTAAATGTTCACCAGACTATACACGTTATCCCTACAACACAATGTATTGCCACACGTGGTTCTCGAACCACGATAAGGAGCTTGTGGACGAAATCAATTTCTTACCCTTGCACACGTTAATGATTATGCACAGAAAACCTGCATTGGCCATGTGGTGCTTGATGGAATTTAACGCCAGCGATGCTATGCTGGACATGCCGGGCGCTACCAGGCGTACCGTCCAGGAACTACGTTTCAATTTACAACACACTCCTCATTCTGCACTGGCTACGATATACTTTCCAACATTCg ttCTCATAATGTTGAATATGTTCATCTGCTGGTTGCAGTCGCTTGCAAGTGAAAGGATAAAGATAATTCTGTTGTCTTTGGTGTGCCATTTCCGGATTCTTGACAAGATGACAATTTACTCGAGTACCGTAGTACCAGACGTGG TGGTATTTATAATCGCATCAATGGTATTGACTATACTGTTGTTTGCGATCACACTGATGCTTCGCTGGCTCAACGATCTGCATGCAACTCCACCAAGAACGATCATGCGTTGGATGAAGCACCTTAACAATATGCGTGCGGTCGATTGGTTCCTCCGGACAGAGTATCTTAGCCTTGGACACAAA CCTGTTGCAGCTACCAACTATGTTGAGCTAAGGGATTGGCCAACGATTGTGAAGCTCGCCGATCGTTGCGTATTAGTGCTGTATGGATTCATTTATCTACTCCTCTTCTGGATGTACATTCCATTGCAGCATGATAAGTATAACTTCGAACTAGATGAACTTCTTTGCTCCAATTAA